The following nucleotide sequence is from Sander vitreus isolate 19-12246 chromosome 3, sanVit1, whole genome shotgun sequence.
tgcagtcatctcaaccatcgtaTACAGCGACAGGAAAAtaatacagctttttttttcctgtgaagaaatgtgtcgcggtgttggtgaattcttaaaaaaacaatgcaccaCTAAATGTGGCGTtaaatgcgttgtaactcgcgttactgagattgtaacgagtataatattactgaaatgtaattagtaatgcgttatattactgcgttacaacaaaaaggaatacattactgtaattgcgttacttttgtaacgcgttactcccaacactgtatatatatatatatatatatatatatatatatatatatatatatatatatatatatattatcatatTGTATTTTTGCCAGCAAACTggtcatatactgtaaataggaTTGGtaataaatgcaaacaaataTAGATTTAATATGACCCAAAAATGTTGACTGTAAACCGTGAACAGTATCTTTAGGCATTAGGTATCTAACTGTAgtcaaataaatcaatcaatgaaAAATACTTGAATTAATGTTTTGGCAATACATTCCAAAGTATGTTTAAATTCATGCAGTTGGGACTCATCCActaaatttacatttttatttatttaattttacaaTAAGACATTGAGAATTTAATAATGGGTTTAATTATAAAACCAACTTTAAACAACACCTGTTGTTAACAGCTTACACACAGCAGCATTCTTTTCTGCTGCCTTACACCTCTGTTGTATATGAATGAAAATATGGATTTAGATTATTGCCTTACGCTTCATTTTATAGAAGCAGCAATTAAGCCAAAACACAGTGGtgataaacaaaagaaaagaaaaaaacagaatgcaAAATAAAGTGTAGCACTGATTTAGTTCATTGAGTTTTAGTCTTAACGGCAATCATTCAAACAGTCGTGGCAAATGGTGTAAGCCTCGAGTTTCATGTTTCTGCGTTGCAAACATGCTGCCAGATAAATGAAACACTTGTTGATCTGGTGATGCAGAGTGCTTCAAGTAGAGAGCTGGCGATGACACATGTCTGTTCAAGAGCCCCGAGCCCACAGCCTGAGGCTGAATGTTTGTCTGCTACACCTGCTCCCTTCAAGATGGGAGATCACAGTTTTTGCACGCAGTTTACACGCCCATTCTTTGCTATCAACCCTCCACAGACAGATTTTGTAATCTCtatgcatgtactgtactaAGTTTTATAAACTGGACTGGTTATATGACAGGCATGGATACTGTTGCTATCTTCAATAGCTCCATGAACACCAACACTCCagctgtctttttctttctctcattggTCTCTCTGCTGACTGCTTACTCTATGTTCCCATATGTCAAAAACCACAGCAGCTGTCTGTGTGCAGGTGTGCCTTGTGAAACCATGTAGACACAGATTGCATTGTGTTGGATATGTGGGCCACAGAAGAGGGTTTCTCCTAAACATGCTACCACTACTATGTTCATCCAATGTACATAGTAGTGGTCTTCTGCCATCATTTCCATCACATGAATTTATACAAAATGCATTTACCTCACAGGTGGTGTTCAGTCGGCACTGCAGCCCCTGTGACATCAAGGAGCTTCTGTGTTCCTCATCTCACATTCCcaggtttgttgttttgttttctcactgttcaattatttttttcacatgtagATCACACCACTCCCTATCTGGCTCTCTTGGTATACTTGAAAATGGCCCTTAAACCTTAGAACTATCACAAAGCAGCATAAAGCAGCCATGAACACGAGCATGTGCATGCaataggcaggcagacacactgCATTAGCCATACACATCAAAGCAGACaatgataaatgataaatgtaATATGGAGTCGCCGTCTATCTTTAGTTCTGTTTTGCTTTTattgaagaaagaaaatacatacatgcattttTCATCCATTTGgccttctttctctttcattcAGCAAGCCAAGCAAGTCTTTACTGACTCAACATACTGtaagaaaaaacacattcaaggtCAAATGTACACAGTTTTTTGTAAAGCAAACATTCTGTGTATACACAATGTATGGATCATTTCTGTTTAACCCTAACACTATTTAACAGTCTCCCTGGGCAAAAAAAGtccacattttcaaaagactttctagtttgagaaaaaaatattaaggAGAGTGAATAAAACTCACTGTATATCTACTTAATTTTCCTCTCACTGCAGGAACACTGCCATCATGATGGTGGACCCAGAAGGAGCCTTGGTCTCCATAGATCCAACCATGCCCACCAACTCTCCAAAGTAACATACCAGAATTATCATATTGTTTTTGTATAGAaatcacatttttacattttacttatGTCATCctttttctaaatgtattttcatttttacaaaaactctAAAAATCGAGGTCAAGATTTAAAGATTGTTTTACCTTGGAAACAGTAGCTAACAAAACAATCTCAGCATAGGGTTCTTTTAGTAGCTGCTACGGAGTTTTCTACACAACAGCTTCTTCAACAGCTACTTAATGAACGTTGTGGTCAGACTGATCAATATTTGGAAATAAGAACAATATGAAGAAATTATTAGGCTGATGCCATGAATTAGGAATAATTACTGCTCCACTGATTTTTTTCACAGCTTTCTGTATAAAGTTGTTCCTCTGTCTACTGGTCAACTTGGAGGTAAGCTATCAGCAACAGCTTCATTTCCCTttcacgctacacacacactaacacacacacacacacacacacacacacacacacacattcatgcatcaACAGCAACACATCTACTGTGAAAGTAACAATGAGCTTGAAAATACCAAACTTATTAACATAATGATTTATCAGGATTGCATTTATGTCTGCAGAGAAGGAGGACATGTTTCAGAACGTATTGTCCCAGGTGGCTGATCAGTTCAGCAGGTAACATCTCAGTTGTTTATATTATGTCATGGCTGAAGCCTGCCCCCCCAATCCCCtcacccccaaacacacacccaccctctgACACATAACTCACATACCTGACACTAGGTACTTATGGTAATACGAGCTTCAACCCGTAGAGGCAAGTTAAATCAGTTCTTTCAcctttgtcatttattttttaggcCCCAttccagttttatttttttcattatgacCAATGGACCATGTGAAATATGTGTCAGTCTCTtatcattttctattttttcctCTCACAGAGCCTTTCGCATCAACGAGTTGAAGACTGAGGTCACCAACAGGCTAGCAATGCTGGAGAAGAGAGTGGAATGTAAGTGGTTCATTTTATAGTAGGTAGTTTAAAGAAAAGAGTCCCCCAGAAAATTCTTTTCCAATGCAATACAACCTGAgatgtaaataaaacatgaaatgcaGCTAAACTGCGCTGAAGCCAAACTGTGATACCTCTTGTCATCTTGCTTCAGTGGAGGGCTTGAAGGTGGTGGAGATTGAGAAGTGTAAAAATGATCTCAAAAAACTACGAGATGAGATGACTTCAAGAGGTGGTGGCAGGTTAGACATTAGACCATCTTACTCACAGATGTCAACAGAATCATGTTAAATTAATTTGAACTTAACTTTTTTGGGATGTCTTTCCTTTTAAATTCAGAGTAAACTGTCCATGCAAATACAACTTTGACGATGGGAAGAAGGTAACCCCTAGACGAGATGTCCCTAATTACCCAAAGGTATGTCCACTGGGACTATTACTTGCATTACTTTTGGACAAAGCTAATTTCATTGATCTCTACAGCCTCTTTTGAAGTTTTGATGGCGTTGTTTATTtggcatatacagtacacactgtCTCAGGAGACTGTTGAGGCGCTCAAGAAGCCAACATTCGATGTCTGGCACTGGGAACATAACGAGGTTTGTTGGCATTGCTGCTCCAGAACTCAATAGGCCATTTCCTTTCTATGTTAGCCACGTGTCTGAGGTCTGAATGTGTTTTCCCTTCCTTTGTGACTGCAGATGCTAAGTTGTTTGGAATATATGTACCATGACTTGGGACTGGTGAAGGAATTCAACATGAACCCCATCACACTCAAACGCTGGCTGGTATAGTTAGAGCAATAAAGGGCATTACAAAACTGTTTTCAAATGGTACAAGGCTGGAAATATTTTTGGTTCAGTCGCTGAATGAATAATTCTCTTCTAGTTGGCGATTCAGGAGAACTACCGTAGCAACCCTTTCCACAACTTTCGCCACTGCTTCTGCGTTAGTCAGATGATGTATGGCATGATTCACCTCTGCAACCTACAGGTAtggtccgtgtgtgtgtgtgtgtgtgtgtgtgtgtgtgtgtgtgtgtgtgtgtgtgtgtgtgtgtgtgtgtgtgtgtgtgtgtgtgtgtgtgtgtgtgtgtgtgtgtgttacaagtcgtttttttgtttgaaatacCGACCAAGACTAGacattttgccatttttttgaCAATCTGTAATCATTTATACTTAAACACTTATATacttatacatttatatttatgttgtgCAGGAGAAGCTGACTCTCACAGATATGGGCATTCTAATGACAGCTGCAGTGTGTCATGACCTGGACCACCCTGGCTACAACAACACGTAAGACTCCCTATTCCGTCTGTAGGTGTGTTGAAAGATGTAGCACTGCAGATGCCCGTTGACCCCAGTATGTTTTGACATCATCTGCACAACACTTTTGTCAATGAACTGTGAAACTAGTTCAGCATGGAGAGAGTTCAGGTATGTAAACACACTGGTTCAGATTATCATGTTGTTTCTGGTTGGAGTTTTGGGTGGGCAAGGACCAATCTTTTCAGGGAAGCTTCATGGGAATATACTATCAATCCATCCATTCACCTTGGTCATCCATCTACCAGGTACCAAATCAATGCCCACACAGAGCTGGCAGTGCGCTACAATGACATATCTCCGCTGGAGAACCATCACTGTGCTGTGGCCTTCCAGATCCTTTCTCTTCCTGAGTGCAATATTTTTGCAAATGTGGATCCTGAGGCCTTCAAACAGATCCGACAGGTGAGATGCACATGTAAAACCCTCACTATTCATGACAAGCATGCTAGGTTTCATCTTAATCCTGCACAGTCTTGTAACATATTCACATatacattattgattaattCTTCTTCTGAAGACTattctgttttttaaatgtgagcAATTGTCATGTAACTATCTTCTAGCAGACTTTTGGTTTTGTTCTTATATTTCCAGACAATTATCACCCTCATTCTGGCCACCGACATGGCCAGACACGGGGAGATACTAGACTCCTTTAAGCAAAAAGTGGACAACTTTGATTTCACCAACGAAGAGCATGTgacatgtgtatgtatacattaTGCCTTATAAGATCATGTTGCAACTCCACCTGACATCAGCTGTTTACCGTACTGCACATGCAACACATGACCTAGCTGATGCCGGTCATGCAGGCCTTTAGCTGATGAGTGTGCTGTGATCAGCAGAGGCCAAATGGATTGTATTAGTGTAATTGGGAAAGTTGTCACAGAAATACCGTAGATGCTGTATGTGTGCTGATGATGAAAAGGCTTCTTTatcctgtgtttttttatgtgctgcatgtatgtttgtgtacatGTGCGTGTGTCTTCAGCTGAAGATGGTTTTAATCAAGTGCTGTGACATTTCCAACGAAGTGAGGCCAACTGAGGTAGCTGAGCCATGGGTGGACTGCCTACTGGAGGAGTACTTCATGCAGGTGACCTCAACTTAAGCTTTACGTAACATAACTCTTGGAAATCCATTATCAAAATCCATCATGTCAACTCAagatgtagactttttttttttacattgtaatCAATAGCTAAATGACAATATTCCCACGGATGTGCTTCCCAGAGTGACAGGGAGAAGTCTGAGGGTCTCCCTGTGGCTCCCTTCATGGACAGAGATAAAGTCACCAAACCCACTGCTCAGATTGGATTCATCAAGTTTGTCCTCATCCCAATGTTTGAGACTGTCATGAAGGTAGGATCATGTGTTTGTACAGATGTGTTCCTTtacaaacacactcactgatTAACAAGTTTTGCTCTCACTGTGGTGTCCAACAGCTTTTCCCTCAGATTGAGGAGATCATGGTTCAACCTTTAAGAGACTCTCGTGACCACTATGAGGAGCTGAAACAGATTGATGATGCTATGACAGAGGTAGAACCTATTCTATGTTATTCTATTCCATTCTaatcatctatccatctatctatctatctatctatctatctatctatctatctatctatctatctatctatctttgtaACATAACATCAAAATGTAGGTGTTGAGTAGCAAAGCTAGAGTCTGTGATGGAGATGTGATATGAGCCAGATTgctaacacatacacatacaagcacacatgtatagacacacacacacgctattCCAATGCATACACTTTCTCTGACCTCCTCTTATTTACCTGCCGTCTACTGTGGCTATTACATGTAATTGTCTGGATATTGTAAGACTGTAGTGAGAGTTGAAATATCAGTGTTTCTGTTAGTAAGAGATGTTTCACAATGTGAAAAAAA
It contains:
- the pde9ac gene encoding high affinity cGMP-specific 3',5'-cyclic phosphodiesterase 9A, encoding MSKTTAAVCVQVCLVKPCRHRLHCVGYVGHRRGFLLNMLPLLCSSNVHSSGLLPSFPSHEFIQNAFTSQVVFSRHCSPCDIKELLCSSSHIPRNTAIMMVDPEGALVSIDPTMPTNSPNFLYKVVPLSTGQLGEKEDMFQNVLSQVADQFSRAFRINELKTEVTNRLAMLEKRVELEGLKVVEIEKCKNDLKKLRDEMTSRGGGRVNCPCKYNFDDGKKVTPRRDVPNYPKYTLSQETVEALKKPTFDVWHWEHNEMLSCLEYMYHDLGLVKEFNMNPITLKRWLLAIQENYRSNPFHNFRHCFCVSQMMYGMIHLCNLQEKLTLTDMGILMTAAVCHDLDHPGYNNTYQINAHTELAVRYNDISPLENHHCAVAFQILSLPECNIFANVDPEAFKQIRQTIITLILATDMARHGEILDSFKQKVDNFDFTNEEHVTCLKMVLIKCCDISNEVRPTEVAEPWVDCLLEEYFMQSDREKSEGLPVAPFMDRDKVTKPTAQIGFIKFVLIPMFETVMKLFPQIEEIMVQPLRDSRDHYEELKQIDDAMTEWRDHLLVSAALKSCHIWGHQLGAHPECNASADRDNTTVQVV